ATTATGGCCAAGATTCAATGCATAAGCCTCATCAATAAAGAGAATACCGTCAAGAGCGGCATCAACCACATCATTCACTTTTACAGCGGTTTGCCCTTCATATTCCGCAATAAGCCCAGAACGGTCTGTTTCGGTAAGATGCCCGCCGTCTAATATTCCCAATTGCTTGTATATTCTTGAAATTATTCTTGCTACAGTTGTTTTACCTGTTCCCGGATTACCTGTAAACACCATATGGTAAGATAACGTTGAAGACTGCAGGCCTGCTTTTTCCCTTTGTTTCTGAACCTTTATGAAATTTACAAGTGTACTGATCTCTTCTTTCACGCCTTCAAGGCCTACAAGCTCATCCATCTCCTTCATAATGTCATCAAGGGTTTCTTTGGTTGATGCTGGTGAAACTTTAAGCGATTTTTGGTTTTTCTTTTTTATGTCGGTCCGGCTCACTAAATTTCCTTTTGAATCGATATAAATCTCACTATCACTATCATCCTGATCTGAAAGACAATTTTTCTGATGAAGAAGACGGTGCACAGTCTGAGCAGTATGTCTCAGTTGACATGATTCCCAAATCTTCATCGCAGTCAATACAATGTTTCATATTGTATTTTTCATCAAACTTTTGCTGACTCATGAATAATAACCCAATACCCTGAAAAAAGCAAGAATTATAGGGATTATGAAAATACAAGTGAACAGAAATTCTTTCCCAACTTTCTTGTTGCCGAGGTAAAATTGATGTATCCCAAAAATTCCGACGGTTAACGCCAGCAGCGAGGCTATATATTTGTTACGCTTTGTTGCAGCGGGCTGAATTGATTTTGCTGGAGCCATACGTTAAGTTTTTCCAAAAATAGGCATTTAGAAAAGAGTACCAAATTATTTTCTAAGTACTGCATAAAAAAATCCGCCCTCAATGAGAACGGATTTAATTCTGAAATCTTAGATATTAAATCTATATATGTATCACCTCGTCATAAGCAGCCGCAGCGGC
This genomic window from Flavobacterium sp. J372 contains:
- a CDS encoding AAA family ATPase, which gives rise to MSRTDIKKKNQKSLKVSPASTKETLDDIMKEMDELVGLEGVKEEISTLVNFIKVQKQREKAGLQSSTLSYHMVFTGNPGTGKTTVARIISRIYKQLGILDGGHLTETDRSGLIAEYEGQTAVKVNDVVDAALDGILFIDEAYALNLGHNETYGKEAVATIIKRMEDDREKLVVILAGYTGEMKTFIETNPGFESRINRYINFP
- a CDS encoding NINE protein, whose product is MAPAKSIQPAATKRNKYIASLLALTVGIFGIHQFYLGNKKVGKEFLFTCIFIIPIILAFFRVLGYYS